The Halobacterium litoreum genome includes a region encoding these proteins:
- the purL gene encoding phosphoribosylformylglycinamidine synthase subunit PurL produces the protein MPLADSDRRLVEAELGRDPTPAEAALFENLWSEHCAYRSSRPLLSAFDSESEDVVVGPGDDAAVVRVPGTDQLLTFGVESHNHPSYVDPYDGAATGVGGIVRDTLSMGAYPIALADSLYFGDFAREHSRYLLDGVVEGISDYGNAIGVPTVTGSTQFHEDYEGNPLVNVACVGLLSEDRLVTAAVKEPGNTLLLVGNATGRDGLGGASFASEDLAEDAETEDRPAVQVGDPYTEKLLIEANETLLDRDLVVAARDLGAAGLGGASSEMVAQGGLGARLDLEAVHQREPNMNALEILLAESQERMCYEVRPEDVEAVREVAERFDLGCSVIGDVTEGNYVCEFDGEVVVDAPAEFLADGAPMNDLEREEPAPAETDLPDADLAEAFDAVLASPNTASKEWVYRQYDHEVGNRTLRRPGGDGALLTLPETDEETAVALSAGANPNWTDADPYRGAYATAVENATNLAAAGARPLAAVDCLNGGNPEKPDVYGGFAAAVDGLADGCRDLSVPVVGGNVSLYNDSNAGPVPPTPTLAVLGVRDGYDAPGLELAGDGNLVLVGGHADALGGSEYLAQCGGSDAFPEPDDSGVAAVRDAARHDATLAVHDVSDGGLAVTLAEMVTDDAGVDVELPDAAALFSEAPGRAVVETTDADALRETVDAPVVDLGTATGDGVLSVTVGDETVAYGVEAIREARDVLARELD, from the coding sequence ATGCCACTCGCCGACTCGGACCGCCGTCTGGTCGAGGCCGAACTCGGCCGCGACCCCACGCCCGCGGAGGCCGCGCTCTTCGAGAACCTCTGGAGCGAACACTGCGCGTACCGCTCCTCGCGTCCGCTGCTGTCGGCGTTCGACAGCGAGAGCGAGGACGTCGTCGTCGGCCCCGGCGACGACGCCGCCGTCGTGCGCGTGCCCGGCACCGACCAACTGCTCACGTTCGGCGTCGAGAGCCACAACCACCCGAGCTACGTCGACCCCTACGACGGCGCCGCCACGGGCGTCGGCGGCATCGTCCGCGACACGCTCTCGATGGGCGCGTACCCCATCGCGCTCGCGGACTCGCTGTACTTCGGTGACTTCGCCCGCGAGCACTCCCGGTACCTCCTCGACGGCGTCGTGGAGGGCATCAGCGACTACGGGAACGCCATCGGCGTCCCGACCGTCACCGGTTCCACGCAGTTCCACGAGGACTACGAGGGCAACCCCCTCGTGAACGTCGCCTGTGTCGGTCTGCTCTCCGAGGACCGCCTCGTCACGGCGGCCGTCAAAGAACCCGGAAACACCCTGCTGCTCGTCGGGAACGCGACGGGCCGCGACGGCCTCGGTGGCGCGAGTTTCGCGAGCGAGGACCTCGCGGAGGACGCCGAGACCGAGGACCGGCCCGCGGTGCAGGTCGGCGACCCGTACACGGAGAAACTCCTGATAGAGGCCAACGAGACCTTACTCGACCGCGACCTCGTGGTCGCCGCCCGCGACCTCGGCGCGGCGGGCCTCGGCGGCGCATCCTCCGAGATGGTCGCGCAGGGCGGCCTCGGCGCGCGCCTCGACCTCGAAGCCGTCCACCAGCGCGAGCCGAACATGAACGCGCTCGAAATCCTGCTCGCCGAATCCCAGGAGCGGATGTGCTACGAGGTCCGACCCGAGGACGTCGAGGCGGTCCGCGAGGTCGCCGAGCGCTTCGACCTCGGCTGTTCGGTCATCGGCGACGTCACCGAGGGGAACTACGTCTGCGAGTTCGATGGCGAGGTCGTCGTGGACGCGCCCGCGGAGTTCCTCGCGGACGGCGCGCCGATGAACGATCTCGAGCGCGAGGAGCCCGCGCCGGCCGAGACGGACCTCCCGGACGCCGACCTCGCCGAGGCGTTCGACGCCGTACTCGCGAGTCCGAACACCGCGAGCAAGGAGTGGGTGTACCGCCAGTACGACCACGAGGTCGGGAACCGCACGCTCCGACGTCCCGGCGGCGACGGCGCGCTGCTCACGCTCCCCGAAACCGACGAGGAGACCGCCGTCGCGCTGTCGGCGGGCGCGAATCCGAACTGGACCGACGCCGACCCCTATCGGGGCGCGTACGCGACGGCCGTCGAGAACGCTACGAACCTCGCGGCGGCGGGCGCACGACCGCTCGCGGCGGTCGACTGCCTGAACGGCGGAAACCCCGAGAAGCCCGACGTGTACGGCGGCTTCGCCGCGGCGGTCGACGGCCTCGCCGACGGCTGTCGGGACCTCTCGGTGCCCGTCGTCGGCGGGAACGTCAGCCTCTACAACGACTCGAACGCCGGCCCCGTGCCGCCGACGCCGACGCTCGCGGTGCTCGGCGTTCGGGACGGCTACGACGCGCCCGGTCTCGAACTCGCGGGCGACGGCAACCTCGTGCTCGTCGGCGGGCACGCCGACGCCCTCGGCGGCTCCGAGTACCTCGCGCAGTGCGGCGGGAGCGACGCCTTCCCCGAACCCGACGACTCGGGCGTCGCCGCCGTCCGGGACGCCGCGCGCCACGACGCGACGCTCGCCGTCCACGACGTGAGCGACGGCGGCCTCGCGGTGACGCTCGCCGAGATGGTGACCGACGACGCGGGCGTCGACGTCGAACTTCCGGACGCCGCGGCGCTGTTCTCGGAGGCACCGGGTCGCGCTGTCGTGGAGACGACGGACGCCGACGCGCTCCGCGAGACCGTGGACGCGCCGGTCGTCGACCTCGGGACGGCGACCGGCGACGGCGTGCTGTCCGTGACGGTCGGTGACGAGACGGTCGCGTACGGCGTCGAGGCGATTCGCGAGGCTCGGGACGTGCTCGCCCGCGAACTCGACTAG
- a CDS encoding PHP domain-containing protein: MLSVELHTHSALSHDGRDPVEMLLEQAQAVGLDALAVTDHDEIEASLRAADLAAEYGLVGIPGMEVTSADGHVLAIGVEEAVPAGLPFAETLAEIRERGGIAVVPHPFQSSRSGVMANISRAELATADAIEVYNSRLLTGRANRKAEEFAREHDLPMTAGSDAHIAEMVGQAVTRVGATERSVDAILDAIRAGETSVEGKRTPWHISFRQAAGGAKRRVKNRIREFL, from the coding sequence GTGCTGTCGGTCGAACTCCACACGCACTCCGCGCTCTCCCACGACGGCCGCGACCCCGTCGAGATGCTGTTAGAGCAGGCGCAGGCGGTGGGGCTCGACGCCCTCGCGGTGACGGACCACGACGAAATCGAGGCGAGCCTGCGCGCCGCCGACCTCGCCGCGGAGTACGGCCTCGTCGGCATCCCCGGCATGGAGGTGACGAGCGCGGACGGTCACGTGCTCGCCATCGGCGTCGAGGAAGCGGTGCCCGCGGGCCTGCCGTTCGCGGAGACGCTGGCCGAGATTCGAGAGCGAGGCGGCATCGCGGTCGTCCCCCACCCGTTCCAGTCCTCGCGCAGCGGCGTGATGGCGAACATCTCGCGGGCGGAGTTGGCGACCGCCGACGCCATCGAGGTGTACAACTCGCGGCTGTTGACCGGGCGCGCGAACCGGAAAGCCGAGGAGTTCGCGCGCGAACACGACCTCCCGATGACCGCCGGGAGCGACGCCCACATCGCGGAGATGGTGGGGCAGGCGGTGACCCGCGTCGGCGCGACCGAGCGCTCCGTCGACGCGATTCTGGACGCGATTCGCGCCGGGGAGACGAGCGTCGAGGGGAAGCGCACGCCGTGGCACATCAGTTTCCGGCAGGCCGCGGGCGGCGCGAAGCGCCGCGTGAAGAACCGAATCCGGGAGTTCCTGTGA
- a CDS encoding SDR family oxidoreductase yields the protein MSDLLDGQTAVVTGGSSGIGRAICLAFAEEGADVVVADVREDSRDPDEDRTTAEVIESETERSAMFVDCDVSDPTRTKAAVEAAEEYGGVTCMVNNAGIFRGEEFTEVSETQFQELMNVNVKGTFFGAQAAAEKMVAGDGGTIINLSSVAGLEGSAGFATYCASKGAVRLLTYSLAAELGPAGVRVNAIHPGIIDTSMTTEDVPIVGAESGEEFLEDVPSGRFGDPGDIADAAVYLASDMGDYVNGESLTVDGGMTNTN from the coding sequence ATGTCAGACCTACTGGACGGGCAGACGGCGGTCGTGACGGGCGGGAGTTCGGGCATCGGGCGCGCGATTTGCCTCGCGTTCGCCGAGGAGGGCGCGGACGTGGTCGTCGCGGACGTGCGCGAGGACTCCCGGGACCCCGACGAGGACCGGACCACCGCGGAGGTAATCGAGTCGGAGACTGAACGGTCCGCGATGTTCGTGGACTGCGACGTGAGCGACCCGACGCGCACGAAGGCGGCGGTTGAGGCGGCCGAGGAGTACGGCGGCGTCACGTGCATGGTGAACAACGCCGGCATCTTCCGCGGCGAGGAGTTCACCGAGGTCAGCGAGACGCAGTTCCAGGAGTTGATGAACGTGAACGTCAAGGGGACCTTCTTCGGCGCGCAGGCCGCCGCGGAGAAGATGGTCGCGGGTGACGGCGGCACCATCATCAATCTCTCCAGCGTCGCCGGCCTCGAAGGGTCGGCGGGGTTCGCGACGTACTGCGCGTCGAAGGGCGCGGTCCGCCTGCTCACGTACTCGCTGGCCGCCGAGTTGGGACCGGCAGGCGTGCGCGTGAACGCCATCCACCCCGGTATCATCGACACGTCGATGACCACCGAGGACGTGCCCATCGTCGGCGCCGAGTCCGGCGAGGAATTCCTCGAAGACGTGCCCTCGGGCCGCTTCGGCGACCCCGGCGACATCGCGGACGCCGCCGTCTACCTCGCGAGCGACATGGGCGACTACGTGAACGGCGAGAGCCTCACCGTCGACGGCGGCATGACGAACACGAACTGA
- the gatC gene encoding Asp-tRNA(Asn)/Glu-tRNA(Gln) amidotransferase subunit GatC — MPDSVDAEEVRHVADLARVDLDDDEVDEFVDQFGDILAHFEALEDVPEVEAEPDLVNVMRADEVEECLSQADALANADETEDGRFKGPNVS; from the coding sequence ATGCCCGATTCCGTGGACGCCGAGGAAGTCCGTCACGTCGCGGACCTCGCGCGCGTCGACCTCGACGACGACGAGGTCGACGAATTCGTCGACCAGTTCGGCGACATTCTCGCGCACTTCGAGGCGCTCGAAGACGTCCCCGAGGTTGAGGCCGAACCCGACCTCGTGAACGTGATGCGCGCCGACGAGGTCGAAGAGTGCCTGAGCCAAGCCGACGCGCTCGCGAACGCAGACGAGACCGAGGACGGCCGCTTCAAGGGTCCGAACGTATCGTAA
- a CDS encoding universal stress protein, with the protein MTYVVAFDNTPLSRTALRRAVEYGDAVGEDVVAVTAIKRDSGHAREHGWLSGDETFDVETVAQNLTETVAEFDPDVELRHRAVDQYAPHGRVSRAIREMAVEADASVVFIGSDNAGRMVGGITSVGQNVSADDRYDVHIVRHDGA; encoded by the coding sequence ATGACCTACGTGGTCGCGTTCGACAACACGCCGCTGTCGCGGACGGCGCTGCGTCGCGCCGTCGAGTACGGGGACGCCGTGGGGGAGGACGTCGTCGCCGTCACTGCCATCAAGCGAGACTCCGGGCACGCCCGAGAGCACGGCTGGCTGAGTGGCGACGAGACGTTCGACGTGGAGACGGTGGCGCAAAACCTCACGGAGACCGTGGCCGAGTTCGACCCGGACGTGGAACTCAGACACCGCGCGGTCGACCAGTACGCGCCCCACGGCCGCGTCAGCCGTGCGATTCGAGAGATGGCGGTCGAGGCCGACGCGTCGGTCGTGTTCATCGGGAGCGACAACGCCGGTCGGATGGTCGGCGGCATCACGTCCGTCGGGCAGAACGTCTCCGCGGACGACCGCTACGACGTCCACATCGTCCGCCACGACGGCGCGTAG
- a CDS encoding DUF7550 family protein, translating to MSDDHDHDDESGRVTSPMQDYSMGQVTTGLVVLLVGLAVAYAFPALF from the coding sequence ATGTCCGACGACCACGACCACGACGACGAGAGCGGGCGCGTCACGTCACCGATGCAGGACTACTCGATGGGGCAGGTCACGACCGGCTTGGTCGTCCTGCTCGTGGGCCTCGCGGTGGCGTACGCGTTCCCCGCGCTGTTCTAG
- a CDS encoding transcription initiation factor IIB → MRDTTTRESEQDADETEQSESADETQRCPECGGNLVVDEERGETVCEDCGLVVEEDSIDRGPEWRAFDAAESDQKSRVGAPTTNMMHDKGLSTNIGWQNKDAYGNALTGRQRRKMQRLRKWNERFRTRSSKERNLKQALGEIERMASALGLPDNVRETASVIYRRALDDNLLPGRSIEGVATSALYAAARQANAPRSLDEVASVSRVERDEIARTYRYVARELGLEVAPTDPASYVPRFCSELDLPDEVERRARELLDAAANAGITSGKSPVGLAAAAVYAASLLSNERITQSEVSDVANISEVTIRNRYHEILEAGGEESVEA, encoded by the coding sequence ATGCGCGACACCACGACCCGCGAATCGGAACAGGACGCCGACGAGACCGAACAGTCCGAGTCGGCCGACGAGACCCAGCGCTGTCCGGAGTGCGGCGGCAACCTCGTCGTCGACGAGGAGCGCGGCGAGACGGTCTGCGAGGACTGCGGGCTCGTCGTCGAGGAGGACAGCATCGACCGCGGGCCCGAGTGGCGCGCCTTCGACGCCGCCGAGAGCGACCAGAAGTCCCGCGTCGGCGCGCCCACGACGAACATGATGCACGACAAGGGGCTGTCGACGAACATCGGCTGGCAGAACAAGGACGCCTACGGGAACGCGCTCACCGGCCGCCAGCGCCGGAAGATGCAGCGACTCCGGAAGTGGAACGAGCGCTTCCGCACCCGGAGCTCCAAGGAGCGCAACCTCAAGCAGGCGCTCGGCGAAATCGAACGCATGGCCTCCGCGCTCGGCCTGCCGGACAACGTCCGCGAGACCGCCTCTGTCATCTACCGACGCGCGCTCGACGACAACCTCCTCCCCGGCCGGAGCATCGAGGGCGTCGCGACGAGCGCGCTGTACGCCGCCGCCCGGCAGGCCAACGCCCCGCGGAGCCTCGACGAGGTGGCGAGCGTGAGTCGCGTGGAGCGCGACGAAATCGCGCGCACCTACCGGTACGTCGCGCGCGAACTCGGCCTCGAAGTCGCGCCCACCGACCCCGCGAGTTACGTCCCGCGCTTCTGCTCGGAACTCGACCTCCCGGACGAGGTCGAGCGGCGCGCACGCGAACTCTTAGACGCCGCCGCGAACGCCGGCATCACCTCGGGGAAATCGCCGGTCGGCCTCGCCGCCGCCGCCGTCTACGCCGCCAGCCTCCTCTCGAACGAGCGCATCACGCAGAGCGAGGTCAGCGACGTCGCGAACATCTCCGAGGTCACCATCCGGAACCGTTACCACGAGATTCTGGAGGCTGGCGGCGAGGAGTCCGTCGAAGCGTAA
- a CDS encoding asparagine synthase C-terminal domain-containing protein, which produces MRGAAADAVETALADGDPLPGTAGFAGELPDSRLVRDVLGRELCYYDGDDWSYDPGDLSNPTLLPAGHVREDGEVGEAWTLPDPPADGERPVERVRETIEGALAGLSESGLAVAFSGGVDSALIASAVEAPLYVVGYEGSTDIEAARDAADAMGRAEDLRVHEVTLDDIEAAVPPVARAIGRTNAMDVQIALPLYLVAERVAADGFERLALGQGADELFGGYAKVAKAPDDPRTDADTVRGARRETLLSLPDQLERDLLALRAAGVEPVTPLLRDDVVRAALSLPGEWLVSGETRKRALREAARERLPDSVASRDKKAVQYGSLVAREVDRLARQAGFKRRMDDHVTKYVESRL; this is translated from the coding sequence ATGCGCGGCGCGGCCGCCGACGCGGTCGAAACCGCGCTCGCCGACGGCGACCCCTTGCCGGGCACCGCGGGCTTCGCGGGCGAACTCCCGGACAGCCGCCTCGTCCGGGACGTGCTCGGCCGCGAACTCTGTTACTACGACGGCGACGACTGGAGTTACGACCCCGGCGACCTCTCGAACCCGACGCTGCTCCCGGCGGGACACGTCCGGGAGGACGGCGAGGTCGGCGAAGCGTGGACGCTCCCGGACCCGCCCGCCGACGGCGAGCGACCGGTCGAGCGCGTCCGCGAGACAATCGAGGGTGCGCTCGCCGGGCTCTCGGAGTCGGGACTCGCGGTGGCGTTCTCGGGGGGCGTCGACTCCGCGCTCATCGCGTCGGCCGTCGAGGCGCCGCTGTACGTCGTCGGGTACGAGGGGAGCACCGACATCGAGGCCGCGAGAGACGCCGCGGACGCGATGGGGCGGGCCGAAGACCTGCGCGTCCACGAGGTGACACTCGACGACATCGAGGCCGCGGTTCCGCCGGTGGCGCGCGCAATCGGACGGACGAACGCGATGGACGTGCAAATCGCGCTCCCCCTGTATCTGGTCGCCGAGCGCGTCGCGGCGGATGGCTTCGAGCGTCTCGCGCTCGGGCAGGGCGCGGACGAACTGTTCGGCGGCTACGCGAAGGTGGCGAAGGCGCCCGACGACCCGCGCACGGACGCCGACACGGTGCGTGGCGCGCGCCGCGAGACGCTGCTGTCGCTCCCCGACCAACTGGAACGCGACCTGCTCGCGCTCCGCGCCGCGGGCGTCGAACCGGTGACGCCGCTCCTCCGCGACGACGTGGTGCGCGCGGCGCTCTCGCTGCCGGGCGAGTGGCTGGTCTCCGGGGAGACGCGGAAGCGAGCGCTCCGCGAGGCCGCCCGCGAGCGACTCCCCGATTCGGTCGCGTCCCGGGACAAGAAGGCGGTGCAGTACGGCAGCCTCGTCGCTCGCGAGGTTGACAGATTGGCTCGGCAGGCGGGGTTCAAGCGCCGGATGGACGACCACGTCACGAAGTACGTCGAGAGCCGTCTCTGA
- a CDS encoding NUDIX hydrolase → METTRHFTATVYVVNDGAVALHEHARLGIRIPPGGHVDRDELPHEAGKREVREETGLEPTILGDAPDVPAPDGEALPTPRYQMCYDINVHGNGSVGHQHIDHLYFATVPSRDIDPAHGEEPPSAWDWYTAADLRDSDLDADTVQLGLEAIAAAE, encoded by the coding sequence ATGGAGACCACCCGCCACTTCACCGCCACCGTCTACGTCGTCAACGACGGCGCCGTCGCCCTCCACGAGCACGCCCGCCTCGGCATCCGCATCCCGCCGGGCGGCCACGTCGACCGCGACGAACTCCCCCACGAGGCCGGGAAGCGCGAGGTCCGCGAGGAGACCGGTCTCGAACCGACGATTCTCGGCGACGCGCCGGACGTACCGGCGCCCGACGGCGAGGCGCTCCCGACGCCGCGCTACCAGATGTGTTACGACATCAACGTCCACGGGAACGGGTCGGTCGGCCACCAGCACATCGACCACCTCTACTTCGCCACCGTCCCCTCGCGGGACATCGACCCCGCACACGGCGAGGAACCGCCGTCCGCGTGGGACTGGTACACCGCCGCCGACCTCCGGGACAGCGACCTCGACGCCGACACGGTGCAACTCGGCCTCGAAGCCATCGCCGCCGCCGAGTAG